One genomic window of Coleofasciculus sp. FACHB-1120 includes the following:
- a CDS encoding GAF domain-containing protein, translated as MDENNQSIKHDYLQDKDASGKLQQPISDADVERRHLEEELGRTRAELEAYRTLYENTPCIHFTLDALGVVLGVNQFGAARLGYSVPELIGKTIFSTFAPDDEERLKAEFTQFLQQATQEDFDFNSTTESNAFVTHWEWQAICKDGSIFWANVSASIVQRVNTNVAVVLVCNDITERKRAQERLHLLEQVLRDCCNSIVITDSNQPDNPIIYVNPSFERLTGYSAEEAVGQNCRFLQGSETAQPELDELRVAISEARECYVTLRNYRKDGTLFWNELYLSPIGNPQGTLIGFVGIQTDITERKQAEEALRKSEANIRALLTAIPDLIFRISKDGTYLDFKAARDFDTFLPAQEFIGKKIDEVLPIEVAETARYHVEQALSTNEIQIFEYQLPKNGTLQDYEARLVVTGENEVLVIVRDIRDRKAAEESLRQQTERERLLRAMLERIRQSLNLEEILNTTVSEVRQFLASDRVIVFRFQPDWSGVVAVESVANGWTPLLGTTIQDPCFQESYVQLYKQGRTKAIEDIYTAELSQCHIDLLHRLQIRASLIVPILQGEELWGLLIAHNCSQPRQWQQLEIDLLCSLATQVAIAIQQAELYNQMQQQAQREQALNRFTCAIRSSLELEVIFATAAAEIGQLLHIDHVSILEYLPQRQVWLNVGEYHQSPSLLSGLGMEIPDVDNLLGRQLKQFQVVSIPDTQTIEDEVNKPLAEANPGAWLLVPLHFQGNLWGSLTLSMEGRPRYWQDSEVELVSAFAAQLAIAIGQSVLFKQVQQLNANLERQVQQRTTQLQKALGFEAVLKRITDKVRDSLDERQILQVAVRELALSFNMGSCHASLYNLEQETATISYEYTTSMPSSQGRLMEMTAFPEIYAPLRQGKCFQSCSISPDFVRSKVAMLACPILDDQGVLGDLWLFHRPDYTFKKLEIRLVQQVANQCAIAIRQARFYQASLAQVQELEKLNRLKDEFLSTVSHELRSPVSNMKMATQMLEITLKREGILDAKIAKPPTEVSKVSLYLQILQKECKRETDLINDLLDLQRLEAGTRPLDLNVIELHTWLPQIVKPFQERAQNRQQLLQVDIPSPLPEFVSDSSSLERILAELLNNACKYTPPGEKIALTAEAKAGTLQLSVKNSGAEIPQSELTRIFDKFYRVPNADPWKQGGTGLGLALVKKLTEHLGGEIWVESGSGQTGFIVEFPINFAYA; from the coding sequence ATGGACGAAAATAACCAGTCAATTAAGCATGATTATTTACAAGATAAAGATGCTTCTGGAAAGTTGCAACAACCTATCTCAGATGCAGATGTAGAACGTCGCCACCTTGAAGAAGAACTGGGTAGAACCAGGGCGGAACTAGAGGCATATCGAACACTCTACGAAAATACTCCCTGTATCCATTTTACGTTAGATGCGCTAGGAGTTGTTCTTGGAGTCAATCAGTTTGGCGCTGCCCGTCTCGGTTATAGCGTCCCAGAGTTGATTGGAAAAACAATTTTTAGCACTTTTGCGCCTGACGACGAAGAAAGGTTAAAAGCAGAGTTTACTCAGTTTTTGCAACAAGCAACTCAAGAAGATTTTGATTTTAATTCAACAACCGAATCGAACGCTTTCGTTACTCATTGGGAGTGGCAAGCCATCTGTAAGGACGGCAGCATTTTCTGGGCAAATGTTAGTGCGAGCATTGTACAAAGAGTTAATACGAATGTAGCTGTCGTCTTGGTTTGCAATGATATAACTGAGCGGAAACGGGCACAGGAACGCCTACATTTATTGGAGCAGGTTCTCCGTGATTGCTGCAATAGCATTGTCATTACCGACTCCAATCAACCAGATAATCCAATTATTTATGTCAATCCAAGTTTTGAGCGTTTAACAGGCTACTCTGCTGAGGAAGCTGTAGGGCAAAACTGCCGCTTCTTGCAGGGTTCTGAAACTGCTCAGCCAGAACTCGATGAGCTACGAGTGGCAATTAGCGAGGCTAGAGAATGTTATGTCACCTTACGAAACTATCGCAAAGATGGCACCCTTTTCTGGAATGAACTTTATCTTTCCCCAATAGGAAATCCCCAAGGGACTTTAATCGGTTTTGTGGGGATTCAGACGGATATTACTGAGCGAAAACAGGCAGAAGAGGCACTACGCAAAAGCGAAGCGAACATTCGCGCTCTTTTAACTGCCATTCCGGATTTAATCTTCCGAATTAGCAAAGATGGCACTTATTTAGACTTCAAAGCGGCAAGAGACTTTGATACATTCTTACCTGCTCAGGAATTTATAGGTAAAAAGATAGACGAGGTTTTGCCCATAGAGGTCGCTGAGACAGCCAGATACCATGTGGAGCAAGCACTTTCTACGAACGAAATCCAAATCTTCGAGTATCAGCTACCCAAAAATGGTACTTTGCAAGATTACGAGGCGCGGCTCGTTGTCACCGGAGAAAATGAAGTTTTAGTCATTGTGCGCGACATTCGCGATCGCAAAGCCGCTGAAGAGTCACTGAGGCAGCAAACTGAGCGGGAGCGGCTGCTGAGGGCGATGCTAGAACGCATCCGTCAGTCTTTAAATCTGGAGGAGATTCTCAACACGACGGTGTCTGAAGTCCGGCAATTTCTCGCCTCCGACCGAGTGATCGTTTTCCGCTTTCAGCCAGACTGGAGTGGCGTCGTAGCAGTGGAGTCAGTTGCTAATGGTTGGACTCCGCTCCTAGGAACCACAATCCAAGATCCTTGCTTTCAGGAAAGCTATGTCCAGCTCTATAAACAGGGTCGCACTAAAGCCATAGAAGATATTTATACAGCCGAGTTGAGTCAGTGTCACATCGATTTACTACATCGGCTTCAAATTAGAGCCAGCTTGATCGTGCCGATTCTCCAGGGAGAGGAATTGTGGGGACTGTTAATTGCCCATAATTGTTCGCAACCCCGACAGTGGCAGCAACTAGAAATTGATTTGCTTTGTTCCTTGGCAACCCAGGTAGCGATCGCAATTCAGCAAGCCGAACTGTACAACCAAATGCAACAGCAAGCTCAGCGCGAGCAAGCGCTGAATCGGTTTACTTGTGCAATTCGTAGCTCTCTAGAATTAGAGGTAATTTTTGCCACAGCAGCAGCGGAAATCGGTCAACTTTTGCATATCGACCATGTTTCTATCCTGGAATATCTTCCGCAACGGCAAGTCTGGCTGAATGTAGGAGAGTACCATCAATCTCCTAGTTTGTTGAGCGGTCTAGGGATGGAAATTCCAGATGTAGACAATTTGTTGGGAAGGCAACTCAAGCAGTTTCAAGTGGTTTCTATTCCCGATACTCAGACTATCGAAGATGAGGTGAATAAGCCTCTCGCAGAGGCTAATCCGGGTGCTTGGTTGTTGGTGCCGCTCCACTTTCAAGGGAACCTCTGGGGAAGCTTAACGCTGTCAATGGAAGGTCGTCCTCGCTACTGGCAAGACTCAGAGGTGGAGCTGGTGTCTGCCTTCGCGGCTCAACTTGCGATCGCTATTGGACAATCCGTCCTGTTTAAGCAGGTGCAGCAGCTGAATGCCAATTTAGAACGCCAAGTGCAACAACGGACAACCCAACTGCAAAAAGCGCTTGGCTTTGAAGCGGTTCTAAAACGCATCACCGACAAAGTCCGCGATAGTCTCGACGAACGCCAGATTTTACAGGTAGCCGTTCGGGAGTTAGCGCTTTCATTTAATATGGGCAGCTGTCATGCTTCCCTCTACAACTTGGAGCAAGAAACTGCCACAATTTCCTACGAGTACACCACCTCAATGCCTTCCTCTCAGGGTCGGTTGATGGAAATGACAGCCTTCCCAGAAATTTATGCTCCTCTGCGGCAAGGTAAATGTTTCCAATCTTGTTCAATCAGTCCCGACTTTGTCCGAAGTAAGGTGGCAATGTTGGCTTGTCCGATATTGGACGATCAGGGAGTGCTGGGGGATCTGTGGTTATTCCACCGCCCAGACTACACCTTCAAAAAGCTAGAGATCCGGCTGGTGCAACAAGTCGCGAATCAATGCGCGATCGCAATTCGTCAAGCCCGATTTTATCAAGCATCCCTGGCACAAGTGCAGGAACTAGAAAAACTCAATCGGCTCAAAGATGAATTTCTCAGTACCGTTTCTCACGAATTACGTTCGCCCGTATCCAACATGAAAATGGCAACTCAGATGTTGGAAATCACCCTAAAGCGAGAGGGGATCTTAGATGCCAAAATCGCAAAACCCCCGACAGAGGTCAGCAAAGTTAGTCTCTACTTGCAGATATTGCAGAAGGAATGCAAACGTGAAACTGACTTAATTAACGATCTGCTGGATTTGCAACGCCTAGAGGCAGGGACACGACCCTTGGATTTAAACGTAATCGAACTTCATACCTGGTTGCCCCAGATTGTAAAACCTTTTCAAGAGCGTGCCCAAAACCGCCAACAACTCTTGCAGGTTGACATCCCCTCCCCATTACCTGAATTCGTCTCCGATTCATCTAGTTTGGAACGCATCCTCGCGGAGTTGCTCAACAATGCTTGTAAATACACACCCCCCGGAGAAAAGATTGCTCTTACCGCCGAAGCAAAAGCAGGAACGCTCCAATTGAGTGTCAAGAATTCCGGTGCTGAAATTCCCCAGAGCGAGCTAACCCGCATTTTTGATAAATTTTACCGCGTTCCCAATGCTGACCCCTGGAAGCAGGGTGGAACTGGCTTAGGGCTGGCACTGGTAAAGAAACTAACAGAGCATTTGGGAGGCGAAATTTGGGTTGAGAGTGGGTCGGGTCAAACCGGCTTTATCGTAGAGTTCCCGATTAATTTTGCCTATGCTTGA
- a CDS encoding HAD-IIB family hydrolase has product MGLDLQVILNKDAVMVMPSGINKASGLSVALSELGLSPHNTVGVGDAENDRALLNLCECGVAVANALPMLKEVADFVTKGDRGAGVIELIDQMLASDLSEFSP; this is encoded by the coding sequence TTGGGACTGGATCTGCAAGTCATCTTGAACAAAGATGCCGTTATGGTAATGCCTTCAGGGATTAATAAAGCCTCTGGGTTAAGCGTGGCATTGAGCGAATTGGGATTATCGCCGCACAATACCGTAGGCGTAGGCGATGCCGAGAACGATCGCGCCTTGCTGAACCTGTGCGAGTGCGGAGTTGCTGTCGCCAACGCCCTGCCCATGCTCAAAGAAGTTGCCGATTTTGTCACTAAGGGCGATCGCGGTGCCGGAGTAATCGAATTGATTGACCAGATGCTGGCTTCGGATTTGTCCGAATTTTCACCCTAG